Part of the Effusibacillus pohliae DSM 22757 genome, AGCATCACAAGCATCATGCAGTAGTTGCGCAGTCCGATAAATGTTTGTATGTTTGGAACCATCAGGAGCGAGCGAACCTGCTCATCCGTGAAAAACCGAATTTGGTCATAGTCCACTTTCACCTTATCGAGTTTGGAGTGAAGTCCAATGGGAAGGTACCCCCTCTCATACGCCCACCCCAAAAACGCCTTAAGAGTGGACAAACGGATGTTGACGGTGTGTTGGGCATATTGTTCGATCAGGAAGAAACGGTATTCATGAATAAGCTCCTCGGTCAGATCGCCAATGACCCGGATCACATACCCTTCTTCAGTTGCCCACTTTTTCAAATAACGAAGGTGATTCAGATAGTCCTTGATCGTCCGTTCTCTAAACTTGTCGTGGTAGGAATAATCGTTCAGGTACTGTTCCAGCAGATCTTCCAGCAGAATATCTGGCTCGAATGTTGCCCGGTTTTGCGATTTTCCTCCCTCCTTCTGAGACCGGATCACTTTAAGACGATGAACCGGAAGAAATTTTTCGGTTGTTTGTACATTTGGCAATGCCATGCACACCA contains:
- a CDS encoding tyrosine-type recombinase/integrase — encoded protein: MALPNVQTTEKFLPVHRLKVIRSQKEGGKSQNRATFEPDILLEDLLEQYLNDYSYHDKFRERTIKDYLNHLRYLKKWATEEGYVIRVIGDLTEELIHEYRFFLIEQYAQHTVNIRLSTLKAFLGWAYERGYLPIGLHSKLDKVKVDYDQIRFFTDEQVRSLLMVPNIQTFIGLRNYCMMLVMLDTGMRVKELVLIHWDDVDFQNSEIRLTGHKTKTRKFRKVPMSPETVGFLKQLKKVCQQYFPGVEHVFVSDRGNPMDTSSVRHFLRDYGKKAGIDGQCSPHMLRHTFARSYVLQGANVFDLQEVLGHTTLEMSRKYVRYFSNDIARNHKKFSPVRRIFR